One window of the Eucalyptus grandis isolate ANBG69807.140 chromosome 6, ASM1654582v1, whole genome shotgun sequence genome contains the following:
- the LOC104448972 gene encoding squamosa promoter-binding-like protein 14 — MEEVGAQVAAPMYVHSALPSRYCEAPPMAKKRDYLYHQYQPEQMQQQIPQIQDLRDNWSPSSWNWDNVSFVAKPLESAILRPGMATAEHKNKERANGLEKNGVGDEADENLRLNLGGGLKYVEEPVSRAPKRVRSGSPGGNYPMCQVDDCDEDLSNAKDYHRRHKVCELHSKSAKAPVGKQMQRFCQQCSRFHPLSEFDEGKRSCRRRLAGHNRRRRKTQAEDVNSRPLVHGNQESTAPENLDIVNLLASLARLQGKTDERSVNNTLVPDKEHIMKILSKMNSLTLPRDLAARLSTFKNLDGAVMGQTSSKHQDGSNHDMSSPSTMDLLQVLSATLASSAPNALSALSQGSSQSSDSDRTKMKSPDPSTGAVMQRGIVDLTSVRGERSSSSYQSPVEDSDCQIQETRPNLPLQLFSSSPEDDSPPKLATSGKYYSSDSSNPTEERSPLSSPLMVQKLFPMRTLKEAIEPEKMSTGREINGSVELTQNCVHTVPLELFRDSDKGPDCGPYQSSPYQTGYTSSSGSDHSPSSLTLDSQLDRTGRIMFKLFDKDPSHFPGTLRSQIFNWLSNSPLEMESYIRPGCVVLSVYMSMSSAAWEQLEGNLLERLQSLVQNSDTDFWRSGRFLVHTGKKLASHNGGKLHLCRSWKTCSPELVLVSPLAIVGGQETSLLLRGRNLDNPGTRIHLTYEGGYISKEVTQVSSQGSFNEITVGAFKINAGLPNAFSRCFIEVENGFKGNSFPVIVADAKICKELRSLESELEEEPRSRDGSPDKANQDSGCRVSSRAEILHFLNELGWLFQRNTTSSMLRDPDYSLRRYKYLFTFAVERDCCALVKTLLDISVSGYLDADGQSSEPVKALLEIQLLNRAVRRKCRKMVDMLLQYHIITSEGSGSKGSGKTYIFAPNMEGPGSITPLHVAACTSGSVEIVDALTNDPQEIGLNGWNSLLDANGQSPYSYAVMRNNHSYNELVSCKLADRKNSQISVIIGSEMEELQPSVVQESGQCAQSQLSAGSCTRCAVAAAKYGRRFPASRGLLHRPYIHSMLLVAAVCVCVCLFYRNLQKVGCHAPFNWKDLDYGAS, encoded by the exons ATGGAGGAGGTGGGAGCTCAAGTAGCAGCTCCTATGTACGTCCATAGTGCTCTTCCTAGCAGATACTGTGAAGCCCCTCCTATGGCAAAGAAGCGTGATTATCTTTATCATCAATATCAGCCTGAGCAAATGCAACAGCAGATTCCCCAGATTCAAGATCTCAGAGACAATTGGAGCCCCAGTTCCTGGAATTGGGACAACGTTAGTTTTGTGGCGAAGCCGCTGGAATCTGCGATTTTACGGCCTGGCATGGCCACGGCTGAGCATAAGAATAAAGAGAGGGCTAATGGGTTGGAAAAGAATGGTGTTGGAGATGAAGCTGACGAGAACTTGAGGTTGAATCTGGGCGGTGGTTTGAAATATGTGGAGGAGCCGGTGTCGAGGGCCCCCAAAAGGGTGCGGTCTGGGTCACCGGGTGGTAACTACCCAATGTGTCAGGTGGACGACTGTGATGAAGATCTTTCGAATGCCAAGGACTATCACCGGCGCCATAAGGTTTGCGAGCTCCATAGCAAGTCTGCTAAAGCCCCGGTGGGGAAGCAGATGCAGAGGTTTTGCCAACAGTGCAGCAG GTTCCACCCCCTGTCCGAATTTGATGAGGGAAAGAGAAGTTGTAGACGCAGGCTTGCTGGTCACAATCGCAGGAGAAGGAAAACACAAGCAGAGGACGTTAATTCGAGGCCTTTAGTCCATGGAAATCAAGAGAGCACTGCTCCTGAAAATTTAGATATTGTCAACTTGTTAGCTTCTTTAGCTCGCCTCCAAG GGAAAACTGACGAGAGGAGTGTCAATAATACGTTGGTTCCTGACAAAGAGcatattatgaagattcttaGCAAGATGAACTCCTTGACTTTGCCGAGGGACCTTGCTGCTAGGCTTTCCACTTTCAAAAACTTGGATGGGGCAGTGATGGGGCAAACATCTTCAAAGCATCAGGATGGATCAAACCATGATATGTCCTCACCGTCTACTATGGACTTGCTTCAAGTGCTTTCAGCCACTCTTGCTTCATCTGCTCCAAATGCACTTTCGGCTCTATCTCAAGGAAGCAGCCAAAGTAGCGATTCTGATAGAACTAAGATGAAAAGCCCTGACCCGTCCACTGGTGCCGTCATGCAGAGGGGTATTGTTGACTTAACTTCAGTCAGAGGAGAGAGGAGCAGTTCCAGCTACCAATCTCCAGTTGAAGATTCAGATTGCCAAATCCAAGAAACGCGGCCTAATCTACCATTGCAGTTATTTAGCTCATCACCCGAGGATGACAGCCCACCGAAATTAGCAACTTCTGGGAAGTACTACTCTTCTGACAGCAGTAATCCTACTGAAGAGCGATCTCCATTGTCTTCTCCTCTGATGGTGCAGAAGCTGTTTCCCATGCGGACCTTGAAAGAAGCTATTGAACCTGAGAAGATGTCAACCGGCAGGGAGATAAATGGGAGTGTTGAGCTTACTCAGAATTGTGTTCATACGGTGCCTCTTGAGCTCTTTAGGGATTCTGATAAAGGACCTGACTGTGGCCCGTATCAAAGTTCTCCATATCAGACTGGTTATACGTCCTCATCTGGGTCCGACCATTCGCCTTCTAGCTTAACTTTGGATTCCCAG cTGGATCGGACAGGCCGGATAATGTTTAAGCTATTTGACAAGGATCCCAGTCATTTCCCTGGGACATTGCGGTCACAG ATCTTCAATTGGCTTTCTAACAGTCCTTTGGAAATGGAGAGCTACATAAGACCTGGTTGTGTGGTTCTTTCTGTCTATATGTCAATGTCATCTGCTGCTTGGGAGCAA CTTGAAGGAAACCTGCTCGAGCGCCTTCAGAGTTTGGTTCAAAATTCAGATACCGACTTTTGGAGAAGTGGAAGATTTTTAGTGCATACAGGCAAAAAGTTAGCATCACATAATGGCG GAAAGCTTCACCTATGTAGATCCTGGAAAACTTGTTCTCCGGAATTGGTGTTGGTATCTCCATTGGCCATTGTGGGTGGGCAAGAGACTTCACTTTTATTGCGGGGAAGGAATCTTGATAATCCTGGGACAAG GATTCATTTGACATACGAGGGTGGATATATATCGAAAGAAGTCACTCAAGTGAGTAGTCAGGGATCCTTCAATGAAATAACTGTGGGGGCTTTCAAAATTAATGCCGGGCTGCCCAATGCTTTTAGTCGCTGTTTCATTGAG GTTGAAAATGGTTTCAAAGGCAACAGTTTTCCTGTGATCGTAGCTGATGCTAAAATATGCAAGGAATTGAGATCGCTTGAGTCTGAACTGGAGGAAGAGCCAAGATCAAGGGATGGCAGTCCAGATAAGGCAAATCAAGATTCTGGTTGTCGGGTCAGCTCGAGAGCTGAAATCCTGCATTTCTTGAACGAACTTGGATGGCTATTTCAAAGGAATACAACCTCTTCAATGCTTAGGGATCCTGACTATTCTCTCCGCCGCTACAAATATTTGTTCACTTTCGCAGTGGAAAGAGACTGTTGTGCCCTGGTCAAGACACTCCTTGATATATCGGTATCAGGGTACTTAGATGCGGATGGTCAATCAAGTGAGCCCGTGAAGGCTTTGTTGGAAATTCAACTCTTGAATCGGGCAGTAAGAAGAAAGTGCAGGAAAATGGTTGACATGCTTCTGCAGTACCATATAATTACCAGCGAGGGCTCTGGCAGCAAGGGCTCTGGCAAAACATACATTTTCGCTCCAAATATGGAGGGACCTGGTAGTATTACGCCTTTACATGTGGCTGCTTGTACATCAGGCTCAGTTGAGATAGTTGATGCCCTGACAAATGATCCACAAGAG ATCGGATTAAATGGCTGGAACTCCCTTCTGGATGCAAATGGGCAGTCGCCGTATTCCTATGCTGTGATGAGGAATAATCACTCCTACAATGAGCTTGTGTCCTGTAAACTTGCTGACAGGAAGAACAGTCAAATTTCTGTGATAATTGGAAGTGAAATGGAGGAATTGCAGCCATCAGTTGTGCAAGAGTCTGGCCAGTGTGCCCAGTCTCAGTTGAGTGCGGGCTCGTGCACGAGATGTGCGGTCGCGGCAGCAAAATATGGTAGGAGATTTCCAGCCTCGCGTGGGCTGCTTCATCGGCCCTATATCCATTCGATGCTTCTTGTTGCTGCTGTCTGCGTCTGTGTTTGCCTTTTCTACAGAAATTTACAGAAGGTTGGTTGTCATGCTCCCTTCAATTGGAAAGATTTGGATTATGGTGCTAGTTAG